The genomic window CTTTGGTATTGCTCCCGCCATTCTTATGATCAAGACGTGCACGAATTTTCCCAATCTCTTTTTGTGGGGGGTTGGTTTGTTTTTCATGATATGCGCAGCCTTTCGGCTGGCAAGGTTTAACACACAAAAAGACGAAGAAACGACTATGGCAAGGCATTTTTTTACGGGATTGCCCACCACGCTTTCCGGAGGAACCATTGCGCAACTGGTCATTCTGAATCACTTTATTCAAATAAAATTTGGTATTGACATCGTTGCTGTACTTCTCCCGTTCATTACCTTTGCGCTTGGGTTATTTATGGTAAGCAAAGTCCCGTTCTTCAATATTACCGGAAAAATCGGCCTTAAACAAGGAATTTGGTTTATGGTACTGGAATTTTCCGCGGCCATCGTATTCTTTGTGCTTACCCCTGAGTTAGCGCTATCCACGGCGCTCAGTTGTTATTTAATATCATGTGCAATGTATGGAGTTGTAAAAGGCAGGCATCTTAAAAAAGGATACTCAGTGACATAGCGTTTCTGATGAGAAAAAGTAAGCTTCACTATTATTTTTATATTAGATGAGTGTAATGAGCGGATAACGGTTTCTATAAAAATGCCCCTTGTAACGTCGAAGTAAATAATCTAAATAACCGATATCGTTATTTTCAGGGATTAAAAACGCTGATGAAATTGATTCAATTCCGTATTCATCTCCTAATCTCTTGACAAATTTCGGACTGATTGAATCGGAGTATATGAACTTTCTGATGCAATCTATCTCGTTTTCGGTTAAGTCCATTCCTTTTTTTCTGAAACCATGTATGACATTGTTAAATTCAAGCATGATCTCCTGCCCTTCGTCTGCGTTAAAATAGACACCAATTCCATCATTACTATCCATTATCTGCTGTGGAAAAGAGATTCTTGCCCATGGATTTTTCAAATGGTGTTTTTCCGTGATCTGCGAAACGACTTCTTTTGATTGAGATTCATACAACTGCCTATAATGTTTTTGCACATCAGCAGCCATAGAAAGACCGTCCGGGTAAATAACCAGATCGTTGAAATGATATTTTACAAAGTCATGATAATGAATCTTTACCATTTCCCTCGCCTTTTTGGCAAGTTGATCACAATACCGGTATGCTATCCTGGATGATGTTTGAAGAAAAGCATCCTTCAATTGCGGAAGAGCTTCATCGGTTAGATTATGGTAAATTTTCTGCTCACCAGACCAGTACCATTCGTCATTCCACGGTATAAGACTACCGAAAACAATCTGTGAGGTCTCGAAAGGCGTAATACCTTCTCCCATCCGGATGGTATAGAGTTTGTCACTGATCAAATTCACTGCTTCCATGAAATCATTTTCTATCTTCACAATCTTATACAAGGCCGCATGCCTTTCATACCAACATCGTAAGGTGTATCGTTGTGCTTCGGTAATGTCCAATATTGCTGCCAAAATATCAATCACACCAAGCCCCGACCATGTTGTTGTTTCCTGGCAAATGAAATCATCAATTGTCGAAATGTCAGGTTTTCCACCAGTCTCTTTTATATAATTTTGAAAGCAATAACGGAATAAATATGAATGCTGCCCTAACCAGACGAGTTTCTTTTTTACGTCCCAGCCAAAGGTGTTTGGCTGGGCAAGGAATGTTTTTATTCCTGAATCACGAGGTATTTTTTTGAATCGGTCTGCCAGAAAATCAGCGGCAAGTGCAGCAATTCTGAGCAGGTCTCTATGAACAGGCGAAAGGATAAGGTGTGGTTTCAGTTCAGAACAAACAACCCACAGCAGATGGCAAATACGATATCTATTAAATGGCTCCTGTTCTCCATACTCTTCTGATCGATGAATGAATGGAAGCCGAACGCCAAAGAATTCCTGATGGTACTGCTCTAATGCCTTCCAGATACCAATATCGTTATGCATGTCTTCAGCAAATTCAACCAATACCTCCGCTAACTCTTCAAGATGCTTTTTCGTCAAACGAAACGTCCTGTAAGAAGAATCCAGTTCTTTAATAAATATCCGCTTAAGGTCATGAATTATATCCGGAAGGCATTGGTCTGCCTTCCCGACATATCCAGGAGGTCTGTTTACCTGAAAATACATTGTTATTGAGCCCTTTCTCCTTTACTCATTCAAAGACATGCCTTTGATTTTAAAGTCAGGCAGGAAAATATCCTTCAAGCAATTTTAACATTCCAAGTGCATTTTTCACCGATTTTCCTGTATGGCAGTTATTGAACATGACTAAGGTATTCCGGGTAGTACCGGATATTTTTTTTATATCAGACACAAAAACCTTCAATTCATCAGGGGTATACAGATAATCATACCGTTCTGATGCTGTTGCTTCAAACCAATTTGCATTCCTACCGTGAAATCTGAAATATCCCAGGTCAGTTGTTACCGTTGGATTATACGGCATGAGGCCTTTGAGTCGGGGTTCGTCTACGATACAGTATCCAATATGATGCTCTTTGAGAAACGTCAGGCCTTTTTCATTGTGCCAATAATATAGATTGTTGCATTAATTAAGTTAATAATTAGTTTCATTGCTAGATAAAATGTTGTAAAATAGGAGCATGAAAGATGACGGAAGGAAGCTGTCAAGGGAGGTATTGGAGTCTTATCGAATCCGGGCGATCACGCTCAGGGATAAGATGCATTATTCCGTTAAAGAAATAGGCGAGATATTTGGCATTAAGTATGAAAGTGTCTCAAGGTGGTTCTCTCAATACCGTCGTGGTGGTATAGAGGCGCTTAAGGAACGCAAAGCAAAGGGCAAGGCGCGAATTGTAAATGCGGATGATTTAAGATGGTTGCAAAGTGTTTTGCAGAATGTCGCGACAAAATATGGTTTTTCGACTCCGCTGTGGACCGGAACATATGTTAGAATTCTTTTCCGGCGAGAAGGAAAAGTGAATTTGGATCGCAGCACAATATGGCGATATCTGGTTCGGTTGGGTTTGAGTTTTCAAAAGCCGGAAAAACGTTATTCACAGCAAGACATGGATTTGGTAAAGACATGGATTAGCAAGGAGTGGCCTGAAATTCAGAAGTGGGCTCAGAAAAACCGGGCTATTATCTATTTTGAGGATGAGTCGGGCGTTTCCCTTGCGCCTGTTATTGGAAAAACATGGGCTCCGATAGGAGAAACCCCCGTTGTGCGTGTGACCGGGAAACGGGCGGCGTTTTGGCCATGTCGGCGATTTCGCCATCTGGCAGGATGTGTTTCCGTCTGGAGAAACGAAAAGTTAACGCCCAGGTTCTTATGGAATTTCTGAATCAAATTAGCGTGCAACATCCGCGGCGTAAGGTGGCGGTGATCATGGACCAAGCGCCTTGCCATGTTGCCAAAAGAATTAAAGCATTGAATGAGGGGTCATCGAAGCTACGCGTATTCCATCTGCCGCCGTATTCACCGGATCTGAATCCGGATGAAAAAGTTTGGCGGCATATGAAGCATGTCACGCTAAAGAATCACCAGGCACAGAACAAAAAACAACTTGGACGTTTAGTCATTGGAGCGCTTAGAAAAATACAGAAGAACCCTGAATTGACCAAGAAATTCTTTGAGAATTATTTAACATAATCAATGCAACGAACTATATTTCAGAAAATTACAAAAGGTTGTGATTAATAATTTTGCCATCTCCCGAAACATCTTCCATTCCTATAAATGTAACTGACTCCTCACAGCCAATTGGCTTGCGAGACGGCCTTATTTGGCACAAGCCCCCCAATTGACAATTATCCATTTTCAATTTTTCATTACTCATTACCACCTCCCGCTGTTCTGCCAAGCTCGGCTTCAATCTCCTCAATGCTCGGCAGGCCGGATTTCAGGTTTTCCGGCAATGAGCGGGTCGGTTCATATTCGGATATACCGATGGGTTTATGCATGTCTCGCAATGCATACTCGGCAAGAACCCTGTCTTTCGTTTGACACAAAATAAGGCCAATAGTAGGTTGATCGGTCGGGTGTTTGAGCATGTCGTCAATTGCGGAACAGTGAAAGTTCATCTTCCCCGCGTATTCCGGCCTGAAGTCCCCTTTTTTCAGCCTGTTGTAATTGTGCCACAGCCTGTGGCATTATTGGCAATATGTTCGGATATTCACGATAAAAGCGAAGCATTCGCTTGATGTTCCGCTCTGAAAATCCTTTCTCTTCCGGTAACTCATTTCGTATATCTCTGGCAAGACGCGGAATAATCGTGGCTCCCCACCCTTCACGATCTTGCCTGTCCTGAATCATTCGCCCGATGTCCCTGTACATCAAAATCATCTCCGAGTTTGCGGAAAGCGTTGCTTTAACCTGCGCCTGGCGAATGCGGGTTTTAATATCGCTCAATAAGACGCCGTAGAATTCACGGCTGTTCATTTCCATACCAACCCCATTTTCTTCAGGTGCCCGTGTACCTTTTTCTCTAACGCATCCACTTCAGCAGTGATGGCAGGCAATGGGGCTTCATGGCGTTCTGCCAGTTCTTTGATGCGTCCCGTAAGCCGCTGGCTGATACGCTCCATTTCAGTTTTTATATCCCTTTCAAGCGCGGCCATCCATTTATCTTCTATTATAAGAATCTTTTTTTGTAACTATTCAGCGTAATATCGCCCCCTATCGTTACGAGCTGGCAAAATCAGGCAATTTGCCGCGAAATACCATCCGTAATGCCTGACTTAAATTTACCCCTTGTTTTCGACAAGTCGAGAGATAACTACGGATGAGGCAGAAGATCTTCGCTCCGTCCAGAGAACGAAAACAGCCCGATATCTTCTGCTGAACCTTCGTCATCCTGATATCGTTTTCGGCCAGGTTATTCGTGAAGGGGACGTTTTTATTGTCCATAAATCTGAGCACATCACCCTCATACTCCCGTAATCGTTCCAGGAGATTCCGTGCTTTTGTCCTTTTTACCCGCCCTCTTTTCCCCTTGCGGTTCGTTTCATCAGGGGGCGGGCTTTCAGCTTCTGCGTTTTGTAATATCCCCCGGTACCTTTGCCGGTATTTCTCAGACTCGCCGTTTTCCAACAAACCCCCCGCATCCTTTACCGCACGGTTTATCTCTTCGAGCAGGGCTTTCATCTCTTTCGCCCACGGTTGCTTCTTATCCTCTTCCCACACCCCCTCCAATTCCCTCAGGTGGTGTGCATTACAGAGCGCATGTGTACAGCGGGTGTAGGTGTAATACGCCTTCAAATGGTCGTGACAAAGAATCCCCCGAAACTGGGGCAGTATCCCGATACTATCCATCGCTTCCGTCCCACGTCTTTCGTGAGGGAAAAAGTGTGTCCACAAACTATTGGATGCACTATGCAGCCAATACCTGTCTCCGTTCTTGTTGATGCTCGTTTCATCTGCCTGCAATACCTCTGATTTGACAAGTTCTTCCTTGGTTTTCCTCTCGAAGGCTTCCAGAGATTCGTAGGCATCCTTGTTAAAGTTGTAAAGAGAGCCTTCGCTCAGCGGTATCCCCATCTGCTCCTCAAAATACTCCTGGATCCTCTTATAGGGTATCAATTGATACTGTGACATATATACTGCGTGCGCTTTCAAATCCGGCCCATACTGCACTGCCTTTGTCACCCCTTCCGGAAATGACGCTACAAACCTACTTCCCTCCGCATCCTCAACTATCTCTGCCCGATACTCCGTTACCACCCTTGAAATCTTCATATCAAACACCTGACGCGACTCATAACCGATCAACCTGTATTTGCCGCTCGGATACTTCCTCCGGTCTACTTTTATTACTTCCACCTTATCAGGATTGGCTACCTTTTTCAGCGTTACTCCATCATGACCCTCTTGCCCACCTGCCTTCCTCTCTCCTTTCGCCCTGCTCTTTCTCGTGCGATTCGGATCGCTTGCGGGCGGCTTACTACTGTTGCGACTGTTCCGGTTCAGACGTCCTACCAGCAGCGTTATCACTAACACCAACAACTCTATCATTGACCTTATGGCAGGTGACAGACCTTTTTCCTCTGAAAGCAGCTTTTCTACTTTCCGCAGCGTTGCATCTATATCTATATTCTCTATCG from Candidatus Brocadia sp. includes these protein-coding regions:
- a CDS encoding DUF72 domain-containing protein yields the protein MVDEPRLKGLMPYNPTVTTDLGYFRFHGRNANWFEATASERYDYLYTPDELKVFVSDIKKISGTTRNTLVMFNNCHTGKSVKNALGMLKLLEGYFPA
- a CDS encoding DUF1016 domain-containing protein, with protein sequence MNFHCSAIDDMLKHPTDQPTIGLILCQTKDRVLAEYALRDMHKPIGISEYEPTRSLPENLKSGLPSIEEIEAELGRTAGGGNE
- a CDS encoding IS630 family transposase, which gives rise to MKDDGRKLSREVLESYRIRAITLRDKMHYSVKEIGEIFGIKYESVSRWFSQYRRGGIEALKERKAKGKARIVNADDLRWLQSVLQNVATKYGFSTPLWTGTYVRILFRREGKVNLDRSTIWRYLVRLGLSFQKPEKRYSQQDMDLVKTWISKEWPEIQKWAQKNRAIIYFEDESGVSLAPVIGKTWAPIGETPVVRVTGKRAAFWPCRRFRHLAGCVSVWRNEKLTPRFLWNF
- the pssA gene encoding CDP-diacylglycerol--serine O-phosphatidyltransferase; the encoded protein is MKIREMLPTVVTLGNMICGFSSILCASNHQFEIAAWLIVAAMALDAFDGRLARMMKTSSKLGSQLDSMADLTTFGIAPAILMIKTCTNFPNLFLWGVGLFFMICAAFRLARFNTQKDEETTMARHFFTGLPTTLSGGTIAQLVILNHFIQIKFGIDIVAVLLPFITFALGLFMVSKVPFFNITGKIGLKQGIWFMVLEFSAAIVFFVLTPELALSTALSCYLISCAMYGVVKGRHLKKGYSVT
- a CDS encoding DUF3843 family protein, with amino-acid sequence MYFQVNRPPGYVGKADQCLPDIIHDLKRIFIKELDSSYRTFRLTKKHLEELAEVLVEFAEDMHNDIGIWKALEQYHQEFFGVRLPFIHRSEEYGEQEPFNRYRICHLLWVVCSELKPHLILSPVHRDLLRIAALAADFLADRFKKIPRDSGIKTFLAQPNTFGWDVKKKLVWLGQHSYLFRYCFQNYIKETGGKPDISTIDDFICQETTTWSGLGVIDILAAILDITEAQRYTLRCWYERHAALYKIVKIENDFMEAVNLISDKLYTIRMGEGITPFETSQIVFGSLIPWNDEWYWSGEQKIYHNLTDEALPQLKDAFLQTSSRIAYRYCDQLAKKAREMVKIHYHDFVKYHFNDLVIYPDGLSMAADVQKHYRQLYESQSKEVVSQITEKHHLKNPWARISFPQQIMDSNDGIGVYFNADEGQEIMLEFNNVIHGFRKKGMDLTENEIDCIRKFIYSDSISPKFVKRLGDEYGIESISSAFLIPENNDIGYLDYLLRRYKGHFYRNRYPLITLI
- a CDS encoding DUF1016 N-terminal domain-containing protein, with the translated sequence MEMNSREFYGVLLSDIKTRIRQAQVKATLSANSEMILMYRDIGRMIQDRQDREGWGATIIPRLARDIRNELPEEKGFSERNIKRMLRFYREYPNILPIMPQAVAQLQQAEKRGLQAGIRGEDELSLFRN
- a CDS encoding transposase, producing MSAISPSGRMCFRLEKRKVNAQVLMEFLNQISVQHPRRKVAVIMDQAPCHVAKRIKALNEGSSKLRVFHLPPYSPDLNPDEKVWRHMKHVTLKNHQAQNKKQLGRLVIGALRKIQKNPELTKKFFENYLT
- a CDS encoding IS66 family transposase; protein product: MTIENIDIDATLRKVEKLLSEEKGLSPAIRSMIELLVLVITLLVGRLNRNSRNSSKPPASDPNRTRKSRAKGERKAGGQEGHDGVTLKKVANPDKVEVIKVDRRKYPSGKYRLIGYESRQVFDMKISRVVTEYRAEIVEDAEGSRFVASFPEGVTKAVQYGPDLKAHAVYMSQYQLIPYKRIQEYFEEQMGIPLSEGSLYNFNKDAYESLEAFERKTKEELVKSEVLQADETSINKNGDRYWLHSASNSLWTHFFPHERRGTEAMDSIGILPQFRGILCHDHLKAYYTYTRCTHALCNAHHLRELEGVWEEDKKQPWAKEMKALLEEINRAVKDAGGLLENGESEKYRQRYRGILQNAEAESPPPDETNRKGKRGRVKRTKARNLLERLREYEGDVLRFMDNKNVPFTNNLAENDIRMTKVQQKISGCFRSLDGAKIFCLIRSYLSTCRKQGVNLSQALRMVFRGKLPDFASS